GTGAAGGTGTACCACAGGTGGGCGGGCTTTTGCTTGGGCTCGGCCAATGTGAACACCTGCTGCTGAGGCACACTGGTTGGCACAGTAACATGGCGCTGGTGAATTGGATGCAggggttggtggtggtggtggggcgggACAGAGCCAGAGTAGCCTATGGCTGAGAAGAAACAATGTTTTTAAAACATTATTTGTAATAATAAGAGTATTTCACTAAATCCAACACCACAGCAATTGTAAGAACACAGAAGTATGATTGCTTGCTTACTCTTCATTTTCCCTTGTTTGGATCTTCTTGCATTGAAGATTGCTTGTTTTCTCTGCGTTTCACTGATCTTCATTCCTGtcatgaaattaaaaaaataccaGTCAACCCAATGTCATTCAACATGGACTTACTTACACGCTCTCCTCTTGTGAATGGTTTTAGATTTTATTTATTCGAAACCAAAGAAGAAAAGTGAAAGACAAAACAGTACAGATAAAACAGTTTGCAGGTGAGGTTGAAAACAAAAGAGCTTATACAAAAACCATACCAAAAAAAAccgttcagaagtttggggtcacttagaaatgtccttgtttttgaaagaaaagcacattttatgtccattaaaataacatcaaattgatcagaaatacagtgcacacattgttaatgttgtaaattactattattgtagctggaaacggcagatttttaatggaatatctacataggcgtacagaggtccattatcagcaaccatcactcctgtgttccaatggcacgttgtgttagctaatccaagtttataattttaaaaggctaattgatcattagaaaacccttttgcaattatgttagcacaggtgAAAACTGTAGtgatgattaaagaagcaataaaactggccttctttagactagttgagtatctggagcaacagcatttgtgagttcgattacaggctcaaaatggccagaaacaaataactttcttctgaaactcatcagtctattcttgttctgaaaatgaaggttattccatgcgagaaattgccaagaaactgaagatcttgtacaacgctttgtactactcccttcacagaacagcacaaaagggctgtaaccagaatagaaagaggagagtgggagaccccggtgcacaactgagcaagaggacaaatacattggagtgtctagtttgagaaacagacacctcacaagtcctcaactggcagcttcattaaatagtacccgcaaaacaccagtctcaacgtcaacagtgaagaggcgactccgggatgctggccttctaagcagagttcctctgtccagtgtctgtgttcttttgcccatcttaatcttttatttttattggccagtctgagttaTGGctctttctttgcaactctgcctagaaggccagcatcccgaagtcacctcttcactgttgacattgagacgggtgttttgcaggtactatttaatgaagctgccagttgaggacttgtgaggtgtcggtttctcaaactagacactaatgtacttctcctcttgctcagttgtgcaccggggcctccttcCTATTCTGGTttaagccagtttgcgctgttctgtgaagggagtagtatacagcgttgtacgagatcttcagagtcttggcaatttctctagccttcatttctcagaacaagaaaagattgacgagtttcagaagaaagatttgtttctggccattttgagcctgtaatcgaacccccaAATACTCAAtaagtctaaaggccagttttattgcttctttaagcaGAACAGTTTTCACCTGTGCTAACATTTTCAAAAGGGttatctaatgatcaattagccttttaaaatgataaacttggattagctaacacaacgtgccattggaacacaggagtgatggttgctgataatgggcctctgtacacctatgtagatattccattaaaaatctgccgttttcagctacaatagtcatttataacattaacaatgtctacactgtatttctgatcaacttgatgttattttaatggacaaaaaatgtgcttttctttcaaaaacaaggacatttctaagtgaccccaaacttttgaacggcagtaTTTGTATTTGTGTTTAATCAGTTAAAGCATACTAATTATAGTTGAACATGATAGAGTCAGTATACAAAAAaataagtttgtgtgtgtgcatgaatgtgtgtgtttaagAGTTAGGCTACATGAAGGAGACATGGGAAAGACCTTTCCCATCTTCCCAACAACCCCTCTTCTAGTCGCCACCCCTTTCCTCTTCCCTCCTCAGTATCTCCTTCCTTTTCCACTTCCCTCATCAGTCTCTCCGTCCCTTTCCACTTCCCTCATCAGTCTCTCCTTCCCACTCCTTCTCACCCATCTCCTGGTCCTCCTgtaccctctgtctctccctggcgAAGGCCTGCAGCCAGCGTTGTCTATCCTGGGGTttcctgcagcagaggtaacacaGGGTCTCCAGGGTGGAGCTGTTCCGGAGCCGCAAGGCGTTCCTCAGCAAGATGCCCAGCTCGGGGTCCCTGCCATCGGGCATCTGCAGCACCGAGGTGTTGTCCATGTCCAGGCGACCACGGTAGTGCAGCAGGTCGCGGCGCAGTACGTCCTTCTTACAGAACACCAGCTGGTGGTCGAACAGGAAGAAGCTGCGCTGCTGCGTCTTGTTGCCCTGCCGGACAATCCGGGTGAGTTCCCCAGAGTGGATCAGCTCCGAGCTGCGCTCCAGAACATCCGCTCCCTGggagagagcacacacacagagagagagagagagggagtgaaccAGTATCTGGGCAGAGGAGGAGACAATGAATATGACTAGTCTCATCTCTAGCCCAGTTTGCTACCATTCATTTTCCCATTAGACAGCTCTGCAAGCGTTATGTCAAAATACATCAGATACTCACTAAATATGGAGTTTCGCTGAGCCAACTATCGTCATTTACTGTCGTCTCACCAGGTATGTACATCCCCAAAAAAGTCTACATAAAAATGTACATGTGCCAAATCCACCTCTTCAGAAAGCTCTCTAAAAACATACCTTATATGGTCTACTTAACATACTTGATCTCTAATAACATGGTCTACCTAATCTACTTGCATTAAATATTATTACAGGTTGATGACATTGTAGATGATATTGTAGATGATAAAATCAATGATCTTTAGGGATAGAGTACTGCTGCTGGATCAGCCGACATGTACGCGGTAGTAATGAGGGATTTTATTGCTGGTACCGAAGAGGTGATTTGAGACTAGTCATTCATTGCCTCCTCCTCtgcacagatactggttcagagaGGGTGTTGCATTTGTCAGATCATTGTATGAGTCATTGTCTACATCTTAAATGGTTAGTGCTAGCCGGGATCCTTGGGAAGTCTCTACTCtaacccctaccataacccttAACTATTTTACATTTCAACCTCAAATGGGGTAGGGACCCCGGATAGCATGGACCCATGTTAAACGACACCTTATTTCCCAGACTGAGTACAGGAGACAAGCACAAGGTTGAAATGGGTTTCGATGCAAAGCCTTAACATGAACACTGTAGTAGCCATGTAATAATATGGTGGTAAAAGGTTTCTGCTACAGTAACAATGTAAAAAAGTAGTGAGGAGCCTCACCTCCCAGCGTAGGATGGCCACCTGCCAGTGAGCTATGGCGTCAACACTCTCCAGCCTCCTTTTCCCCTCGTTGATCAGGCTCGCCACATTCCTCATCGCCTCGTACGCGTCACtaactccaccatagtcactacagAACACAACATCAACAGCATTCGAGAGTGTGaaaaggtttgtgtgtgtgtattcgtgtgtgtgtgtgtgtgtgtatgtagcgAAGTTAGTAAAGGAAAAAgtggtcagtgtgtgttgtggCCTACCTGTGGTCTTTGGGGGTGTATTTGAGCAGCTCTCCCAGCTGCAGGGGGTATTTGCAGATCTTCTGGACGGGCGTGAGCAGGAAGCCGGCGATGGAGATGTCAATCATCTGCTGCAGCAGCCGGCAGGCCTCAAAGAAGTGCTTGTACCTGCCCAGCTTCATGAGGCGCTGCAGCTCCCCACACGCTGCAGGGTGGGTGTTACAGTACTCAGAGTAGATGGAAAAACCCTCCCCCTGAGAGAGAGGATAAGAGAATGGGGGGGTGAGTGAAGAGGGTGAGAGTAGGTAAGGAAGGAAAGAGTGTGGGAGGGGGGGAAGAGGGGCAAAATAGTTCAATAGAGCCAAACGGGGATATGACTGTGTTGAAATGTATAACTGTGTAATGTATTCACGGAGCAAAAAGATAATGGTATGGAAAAACGCTGGATCCAattctgaaaaaagtgtgtgtgtaaagaAAGTGTGTGTACAAAGGGTATAACAACCTGTAAGAGGAAACAGGCTCCTATCTCACTGAGGTGAGGCTGGTCTGTGTTGTACTTCTTCTCCAGGTCTTTGAGGAACTGTCTCTGGAACTTGTAGATGTCCTCGATGTTACTGAAGATGGTCTTTAGCTGCAGCTCAGTGAACATGCCCGGGTGTTTACCACACTGACGGATATAGCCCTGGGAAAAGCATTAGACATTTTGTCTGGATCAAAATGAGGCTTAAGTGGTGGGGTGTGGCCAATGGTGTGGTCTCCGATCAAACATTTTAGAGGCCCTCCTGTTGGGCGCAGTGACAAAAtgtagctgttttaaagctaatgtGTACATTTATACACATTTTTTACATGAGACAGAGAAAATGTGCAGTATTAAAGCAAATttactgcaattctacacatttcacCATAGCTCATGCTATCTGAGcgacacaaacaaacaaaatcaatgggggaagactgtctagcttttatttttgtgattgttagttctcaaagatgatcttatCACAAAATACACTAGTATGTTATCTTTTcaacatactttatatctggttttagtccTTTAAGTTAACACTGGAAAAAAATGTCTAACCTGaaaataatttaaataaaaataaataacactaATTAAAATGTATGTATTTGGACATAGGCGCTGAAAAAAACAGGTGGCCCACCCAAGACTTTTCTATGCAGAAAAAAACACTGACATAGATGTTGTGTTCAATGCTAAGGTTTGACCAGCAGGGGGAGCCAATGGGCAGAAAACCTGGTGGCAGGTTGGAAAGAGATTGGTTAGGGTTGGTTAATGTTGGTGGTTGTGGTCGAGCCTCCACCCACCTCACAGATGTCCCGGAGATGTTTGATGTAGATGCGTTCAGTATTCATGATCTCTTTGACCACGTTAGTCCTCATCTGCTCACGGTGCTCggcgctgtgtgtgtgagtgtcccgGGTGTCAGTGTGTGCGTCCTCTTGGTCCAGAGCACAACTCTCTACACTTTCTGCTCCTGAGTCCTCCTCCTGGTTCACACGAACCTGTCAATCAAACACACTCCCCCACGTTACTAGGGCAACCACAGAGTCACACAGTCCACCTAGTTAACTAGCACCTAGAAATGAAACTTAACCCAACCTACATCCCTATGGTAACATTGGAAACACCATGTATGGTTAACAAGCCCCTGTCTGTCAACAACAATCACCAATAGGGGAAATTACCAAGCGGTCACCCACCTGTCAATGAACTGGCCTCGCCATGGTTACCATAGCTTGCCTTAGTAAGACGCAACTGTCAATCAACACAAGTCGCCAGGGAAACCACTGAAACGTCTGAACCCCTCAGCCCTTGAACACACACTACTAAGGGGCGTGGTTGGCGCTAAGCCAGTTTCAGATCCTTTGGCTGGGAAGGTCTACAGTAAACATCAATTACACAGGGAGGTCAATGTCCACTTAGACAAAACATGGACACTTCTTATATTTCAACAACCTAACCATCATGTCTTGTACAGACAGTTGTTTTGTTTGTGGttcttttaaacatttttttttagctTTATGGCCTGATCTATATCTTGGTGTTGTGTAAAAATATCAATAAAACATGAAGAAATGGTGAATAATTGACTGATTGAAATTGAAAATTAAGAGTTAGTGCACCAGACTGACTTCTTGCGGATAAAAATCAGCgcgtgatgacatagtgcacacaaaatgtatttttcatgtaccgaataaaattctaaagttcaatgtgtttgcATCGCATCttcaactctaccgatagttttgtcacaaaaactgttgagttaaatagcaaatgtgctaCTCTGGTCTTTGGAAATTTcttgcataatacattttaccgacacaaaatgatcccaccatgtcgaactaacaaatgatctgtcggcatttataaaattgtaccgaaacttcctgtttccatcacagctgttgcgatgtttttatttatttatacggtatgactttactcacatATAAACTGTGGATGGAAAAGTGATTAGAGTAGTTTTACCCTGACGAAGCTAGAGGGGAACCAGGCCTCCCTGTCTGCCCCCATGCCCCACCACCAGTCCTTGTGAGGGGCCTCCAGCACCCGGATCACATCCCCCGCCTTGAACGCCAGCTCCTGCTCCTCCATCGTCACATGGTCCCACAGGGCCTCCGCATACACCGCTTGACCCTGGCTtatccactgacacacacacacacacacagagagagataaaaaaaactattacatACATCAGACTGTCTGATGGCTGAAGGTTTTCCAGTTAAAGAAATGAGAAGTGTCACATTATTCCCCTGATGTTTCTCTGTACTCAGAGTTACAGAGTCAGAGTTTTATGtaatgacagacacacacagataaataCAGAATTACATGCACAGCACACTCATGTCCGACACACAGATTATGCTTGGACTTGGACACCAGAGCCGTGTCCAAAATTTGACCAAAACAGATCACACACAATTACATAGAAATAGACACAGCAGAGACGACTTGGCAGAAACGGCATGTTGACTTGGAGAGACGTTACGTCTGTTGCCAGGAACGGTAACAgaacacactctgcaggtaaaCACCCAGGTAGGCAGCTCACCTGGCTGAGAGCAGACAGCTCCACCCCAGGCTGCAAGTACGTTGTGACGTCACTGAGCTCATCGAAGCTCCCCTCCTCCTCACTCACACTGTCACCATCCACCGCTGCAGAACGCTCTGAGCCGGCGTCTGCTTTGGGGAGGAGAAGACAGTCAAACATTATACATGCTCACACACTGAACGAGGGGAAACATACTTTTACATTATACTTTCAAAGAGCTCTTCTGCTTTGCTGTTAATTTACAGACACTAGACCCACTGCCTCATTCTCACACACCCTCACCACTCAACCCCACTCTGCCTCATTCTCACAGACACTCACCACTCAACCCCACTCTGCCTCATTCTCACAGACCCTCACCACTCAACCCCACTCTGCCTCATTCTCACAGACCCTCACCACTCAACCCCACTCTCACAGACCCTCACCACTCAATCCCACTCTGCCTCATTCTCACAGACAAGCTCTCTCCATCTTCAttcctctctttcacacacacacaccctcaacaCTGAGGACTCTGTGTAGTTTGCGTCGTCCGAGGCGGTCCAGTCCAATGGGGGTGCTCTGGGAGAAGGTGGAGGGGCGGAACCTGGCCGACACCGCTTTGTAGGGGGGCACCTGGTGGGACGGGACAGGGGGGCGCGACAGAGGCTAGAGGGACATGGAGAGACAGTGTTAGGGCCTTTGGGGACAAATCACAAACGGGGCATTATTTTACATACTGGGCATTTCCTCTGGAATACAGGTGGTGTAAAtgatttcactgagttacagttcataaggaaatcagtaaattcattaggccctaatctatggatttcacatgactggaaatacagatttgtacagtaccagccaaaagtgtGGAcaccctactcattccagggtttttcttc
This Salvelinus namaycush isolate Seneca chromosome 33, SaNama_1.0, whole genome shotgun sequence DNA region includes the following protein-coding sequences:
- the spata13 gene encoding spermatogenesis-associated protein 13 isoform X3 — translated: MVLIHCVHFQCVWTRPDQDQEDQEGRGHLWGTLDEQGREALLGGEETPPPSATSTPSLTPTCPPESPTSPTKIGSTETSTSFIPRQRAGRSRPRPISDYAQLVARKYAIPEEETELHPKERTTNGTPCQDCKSNGGSQDSDSTENYNMNGDLQCRRRRPMSVIGGAEEREDRLPSPLSRPPVPSHQVPPYKAVSARFRPSTFSQSTPIGLDRLGRRKLHRVLSVEADAGSERSAAVDGDSVSEEEGSFDELSDVTTYLQPGVELSALSQWISQGQAVYAEALWDHVTMEEQELAFKAGDVIRVLEAPHKDWWWGMGADREAWFPSSFVRVRVNQEEDSGAESVESCALDQEDAHTDTRDTHTHSAEHREQMRTNVVKEIMNTERIYIKHLRDICEGYIRQCGKHPGMFTELQLKTIFSNIEDIYKFQRQFLKDLEKKYNTDQPHLSEIGACFLLQGEGFSIYSEYCNTHPAACGELQRLMKLGRYKHFFEACRLLQQMIDISIAGFLLTPVQKICKYPLQLGELLKYTPKDHSDYGGVSDAYEAMRNVASLINEGKRRLESVDAIAHWQVAILRWEGADVLERSSELIHSGELTRIVRQGNKTQQRSFFLFDHQLVFCKKDVLRRDLLHYRGRLDMDNTSVLQMPDGRDPELGILLRNALRLRNSSTLETLCYLCCRKPQDRQRWLQAFARERQRVQEDQEMGMKISETQRKQAIFNARRSKQGKMKTIGYSGSVPPHHHHQPLHPIHQRHVTVPTSVPQQQVFTLAEPKQKPAHLWYTFTRHALFRK